A window of Zalophus californianus isolate mZalCal1 chromosome 17, mZalCal1.pri.v2, whole genome shotgun sequence genomic DNA:
TCTGAGAATGGAAAAGTTATAGAAGGAGAACCCCCAAATTAGCATAAACCTCTCCTCAAAACCTTGGTTAACTGCATCTGCAGGTCAAGACTGCAAGAAgcacaaagggaaaagaaagttgGAGCACTGGGAGAATTGATTAAAGATTTCAGCAGCTGTTTAGCCctggaaaaatactttttaataccAGTCCTGTGCCAAATCAGAGGAACCTAGTGAGAGGAACCTTTGGTCTTTCTACTGAAACCCCAGAATGGCTAACGGCTGCATCCCAGGACTAAGAGAAACACCATAAAACTAAAGGCAAAACTGAAGCTGAAACAGAAATCatctaaaaaacataaaagcaatcttaaaaaggaaTCAATATGAGCCACCAGTAACTTAACTGCCTTCTGGGTGAAAACTCAGcaattttcagaggaagaaaaagaatccagCATCTTGACAACATATTATCTACAAGCTTTTCctgagaagaaacaggaaaatatgaccaatagagaagataaaaaataGTCAACAGAATCAGACAGATATATGTCCTCGCCATTAAAATTACAagataaggaatttaaaataactatagtaAATATGCTTACAAAATCTACAAGAAAAGGTGGAAATATGGTTAAAGATGGAGAATTCAGGAGAGATAAGAAAATGCAAACTTTAAAAACCTTGTATCTTAAATGCAAAATTCACTGGATGAGTTTAACAGCATAGGAACATAAGAGAATGGGGAATCAGTACTTTGGAAGTCTGGTTAACAGAAATTAcccaaactaaaaatatatatataaacttcttAATAAACTCTACAGAGAATaggttaaaattatttaaaatgtaattgagaATAGCGCAGGAAAATAATTGTAGAAATATTGGACAAAGTTTCTTCAAATTTGCTCTAAAACAAGAACTCTGTGAATGTGCTAatttacttattagttctaacagtttttttttaactcaaataaatagtattttattatttactaagCTTCCTCtgccaggaaaaacaaaacaaaacaatccccACAAACTGTACCTTTAAAAATGCTCTGACATTTATAAGCAGTTAAGTCATAATCTAGATCCCAATCATGGACTGTAGTAAGGGCTAGCTACAATTTAGGCTCAAATAAATACTACCCATGTAAATTTTTATCATCCTGCATAAACTTGAGGTTGCAATGGTGCAGgaagtttataattttcaacattttcagaGTCAAAAGCTGCTAAAGATTGATTTGGGGGTTTAATTTCAAGCGGAAATTTCTCAACAATGTCTTGAACCTCTTTTGCAATTCCATCCGTCCACTCTATTAGATCTTTTTCAAGTTTCTTGGCTTCACTCATGATCCTTTCTTGCCGTTCATTTAACTGAGACAGAAGATCCAAGTTCTTATACATTTGCTTAACCCCTAAGCAAGCATCAGGAACCCAATTCTCAGATTCCTGCTTCCTGGGAGAAGTCTGGCTGGACATGTATAGATCAAAATCTTCCTGACTTAAATTCAAAGACTGAGCGTCTAATTTCTCAATGAAAGCCACAGCACAGCACAGATTGGTGAAATAGTAGCCATCCTCCCCAGCCATCAATCGGCTTGGGTTGCAGAAGTGGGTGATATACTGGATATTGGACTGAAGGCGTGGGGGGTTGCCCTTAGTTGGTAAAAAGTCATCAGCTGAGGCTGGCTCATTCTTGGTGATCTTAATGGCATTGAAGATGTGCTTGCTGCACTTGGTGATGCAGGCCAACTTATCTCGAGGTACACGCTTTGAATCCATTTCAATGATATCTGTGATTGCTTTCACCACCATAACAGATACTTCTGAAATTTCTTCATTAACAGGGACACAAAGCATCTGAGGTgtaacccagtgcagggctctgaTCCTCTTTTGAATAGCGAGATCTTTCTTCTCATTATCTGTAGTTTCTGGACAGAACACATATTTATAGAGACGAGTCacgatgtacttttttttttttaaagattcatttatttatttgagagagagagaatgagagagagagagtacatgagaggggggagggtcagagggagaagcaggctcccttactgagcaaggagcccaatgtgggactcgatcccgggactccgggatcatgacctgagccgaaggcagtcgcttaaccaactgagccacccaggcgcccacgatGTACTTTTTGATCTGATCCATTATCTTCTCAACTCTTTCTGAAGGCACTTTTCCATGAGTCTGCATTCTTTCATCCACATTCTGGTAAAAATCCTGAGTACACTCTGACTGTTCCTCAATGCTTAAATCCCTTTTGTAATATATTGTTTCCAAAAATATCTTGGTCTGCTTATAGATTTCTTGGCCTGTCTTGTGGAAGGTCTTGAGAAATTCTATGAACTCTTTAGACACTCTATCCGTTTCATTGCTGGCTTGCCGGTTTATGGAAGGACTGGGAGCTTTTGCTTCCtgaatttctgccttttttgatCCAACTCTGGATGAAGCACTGAAGAATTTCTTTACTGTGGTAACGTTGCGGGTCTTctcattggttttcttttcttcaaacttGGAAAATGTGAGGGACTGGGCCCCTAGGCCGCTCTGACTGCTGGCAAaggcctcttcctcctcccgctGAAGTCGCTCTGCCAGTTCCCAATCCTCCTGAATCTGCTTCTGCCTTGCTTTGTGGTACTTTTCCCTCCAACACTTGGAGCAGAAACCCTGCCAAGCAGGGTTGCCATAGTAACCACATCCTTTCTTGCAAAGGAGCTCTGACTGATCCACATGAATTCCCTGGCATTCAGACTTAAGGCTCATCTTCTTCCTGCTGGTCTGCGGCTCCAAGGGCGTCGGGACCGCCACTCTCCGCGGGTCGCTCGAGTGGGTCCCTCCTCCGCCAGTCCACAACCCGCCCTCTTGTCAGCCCGCCCTTTCTCCTCTAACAGCTCTTTTTCAGATTCCTTAGGATTTATTAGGTACACAATCATTTCACCTACAAATAAagatagttcctttttttttttttaaagatagttcCCTTTCTAATTGGTAgccttttagtttctttttcttgccttattgtactGACTTGTGTCTACTACAATGTTTAAtagaagtggtgatagtgggcatcttTTGTTttgatctcagaggaaaagcaTTCAGGCTTTCTAGCTTGAGTATGATGATGGCTATAAGTTTTTCAAAGATACCCTTAATGAAGCTGAGGAAATTCCCTTTGATTGCTAATCTGTTCTAAGgctttataaaaggaactgaatttaattattttcccatGTCTACTGAGATACTTTCATGGTTTTActcaatttttttctagttaCATTAAGTGGCACCTCATATCCTTGACTTTAGACCTCTTTTCACCTTTATATGGGGAATTacatagattgattttttttaaagatttattttagaaagacagaaCATGGgcgtgaggggcagagggagagagtatatcaagcagactccgcactgagcaagaagcctgacgtggggctcaatctcacaaccctgagatcatgacctgagccgaaaccaagagttggacacttaactgactgtgcctcTGATTTCTGAATATCAAATCATCTTTGCTTTCCTGGGATAAGCTCTTTTTAGTCAtgaagttttatctttttaaaatattgctaggttctgttttataatattttattatagtttttttctaGCTTCATGATGTTGctgtgtcatttttttatttttatagtgccTTTGGTTGtggataatgctggccttataaaatgagttgggaagtgtccTCTCCTACTCTATTTGTTGATATAAAATTACTTGTTTATTCCCTATTTgtccttttaatatctgtaggatctgtagtgatgcagcctctttaatttttaatattggtaatttgtgtcttctattTCTTATTAGTATAAGAATTATTAACCATATTAGCTATGGTTTattaatttatcaattattttaacaaatcagCTTTTGGCTTCACTCATTTTCTCTATTATTCTTCTGTTacatatttcactgatttctgttttagtctttattttttccttttactaacttaaaaaaaaaacttttcaagtttatttaagtaatctctacatccaatgtggggcttgaactcctgactcTGAgataagagttgcatgcttttctgactgagccagccaggcacccctgcttttaCTAACGTTtgagtttaatttatttttctttttctagttacttAGGATGACAGTTTAGATCCCtgatttaaaaggataaaaaattaaaatgctgctttagttgcatcccacaaattttggtatattgttttaattatcattcaaagtatctttaaatttactttagGTTTTCTTCTCTGATTCCTCTTATTTGGAAATGTGGTAATTAATTTCCTAATGTTTGGTAAATTtagagatacatttttttaaagattgaagtATAGTCGACAcacaacattacattagttttacACATAGAGATATTTTTGATTGaattacagttgatccttgaacaatgtgAGGTTGGGGCACCAAccccccacacagttgaaaatccatcaATAACATttgactcccccccaaaacttaactgccaatagcctactgttgaccaataacataaacagtcagcacatattttgtatgttatatgtattatgtactgtattcctagaataaagtaagctagggaaaataaaatattatttaaaaaatcataaggactATACTTTTTTATAAATACACTATAGCAcatactttatttataaaaaaaaaaacccacgtataagtggacctgcattattcaaacctgtgttgtttaagGCTCAAATATAATTCTGTTGTGGTCAGAGTCCATattatgatttcagttcttttcaatttgttgatacttgttttatgacccagcatatatggtctatcttggtcaATGTTCCAtgtaaaatattctataaagatGAACTAGATACAAATGATTGTATAGTTTTTCAAGCATTCCATAACcttactgttttctttgttctgtcaATTACTGAGTGAGAGGTGTTTATATCTCAAGCTATAATTACATTGCTCCTTTCAGGTCTATCAGTTTTGTTTCATGTAGTGCATGCATTCTCAATGAGGGTTTCTCCCAAGGGAGCAAAACTTATAATGGGGAAATGAAAAAAGGTTTCTTAGATATTTTAATAGCCTGTGGCCCTCCAAATGGCAACAGAACATAGATTATAGTATTGAAATTTAATGGGgggcaattagaaaaaaatctctaaaaatactCTCTAGGGGAGTGATAATGATAAAAAGCTGAGAAACACtgattttgaagctctgttagaACTGTTATGACTTCTGATGAAGTGTCTCTATCACTGTAATATTCTGTATTCTGAAATCTACTTGGATGTATAGCCACTCCCACTTTCTTATGCTTAGTGTTTGCATGTTTAATAGAGTCTGATTCCATTTTTGAGGTCTTACTGCTGACAACTTCCTAGACCtgcccttcttttttcccctcttgcccCACACCTGGGCAAGCCAATAAGAGAGCTTGTATGCTCTTTCTGTTGGTGCTGGCAGGAAGTTTAAACTACGCAATCACTAGCCCACATGTAGAACCCTCACCTAACCTACCCTCCAACCACAATAAACACGAAACCCAGATACACCCTCTCGCACTCACAGACCATTTTAGGACCAGTCTGGGAATCTTCCTTGCTCTTCCCAGAAAGCCTCATTATGTCAGATTTTAGTCTTGACATCAGAAGTCAAATTTTGGGTGAGTAGGGTAGGTTGTTAATTTCATCCTGACTTTGGGCAACCCAAGAGagtatgatatatatttttcgtGTTTTTATGTTTCATCTtcctgtgtctttatatttaatatttttaatatacatcaCATAGTTGggtcttccttttcatttcagatattaaatCGTCATCTTTAGATGTTTCATTTGGTTATTTCTATCTTTGCTATCTTGCCTCATTATGTTCACTTTTGCTTTACATCCTTTATAATATTGAGGTCATTTATAATGACTCTTTTAGCATACTTGTCTGCAAATTATTCCACCACCTCTACCTTTGTTAGGTCTGATTgtattggcttattttttttttaattgactgatTTGTTCCCCgtttatgggtcatattttccttcttcttcatatgtttaataattttttattggatatCAGACATTATCAGTTTAATGTTGTTGAGTTTAACACATGTTGTATTTTCATAAAGAGTACTGTCCTTTTACTGGCATTCCGTGGCAGCCATAGAGTTGCCCACAGGACCTCCCTTCAGGAAAGAACTTGCCATTCACGTGCAAGAAGTGTAGTTacttggtgcctgggtggctcagttggttaagtgtctgcctttggcccaggtcataatcccagggtcctgggactgagctccacattgggttccctgctcagtagggagcctgcctctccctctccctctgctgctccccctgcttgtgctctctcactcactctctcaactaaataaataaaatctttaaaaaaaaaaaagaagtgtagtTACCTGAGAGCCTGCAATTGTTAGCATCTTCAGGATACTCTTCAGATGATGAATCAAACCAGAGCTTCCACAGGAAGTTCCCATCCAAAGACTGAACAGTGAGAAGGTACTAGAGGCTGGCTATTTCTCTCCATGGGGGACTCCTCAGATGGACAGTCTTTGCTTCAGACCAGTTAGGTTGGTTGAGACTTTGTCAGGTCTGCACAATGGTCTGAGGCTCTCCCTGCCCAAACCTGTTAgcatctccctctttccttccacagGTTCCAGATCTGTATAATAATCTAATGGCTTTCTATGTTTAATCttactttcttctcctttatattttatagatgtacCTCTAAGAAATCTATTATACTCCTAACTCTATCTCAGTATCTCCATTCTAGAGAACCCAACAGATACATAGCAATTATTTTTGGGTTGGTTTAATCCTTTTGATGCTTTTGtttaagctctttttaaaaaaaatttaaaaaagattttatttatttgagagagagagagagaacacgcatgggggaaagggcagagggagaagccaactctctgctgagtagagagcccaatgtggggcttgatcccaggatatGAGGAGCAtggacatgagctgaaggcagacgcttaaccagctgagccacccaggcacccatttaaGCTCTTTTATGGCAAATCTTGCAAAGTCTTTCACCTATGGCTAAACTAGCCCCATTTATTAGGTGTGGCCTTCCTAGGGTGTCTATCTAACATCCTATATCAACAAGTTCTCTCCGTTCTGGCTGGAAAGAAATAAAACGATTCTTTGTATAGGAGGCTATGGGAATTGTTCATCTTACAACACCATGGTAGTTGTATTTTCCTTAGAACATGTATTTGTCTAGTCTCACAGAGTTTCACCTATACATGTGCAGGCTTATATTTAGCCAAAGACTCAAGGAGAACCTTTTCCAGATTTGGGGAACTGTTTTTCTGCATAGCTCACTTCTTTTGGGAAGTATGTCCTGGAAATTTTAGCCACCTCAATCTCCTTGAATGCCAATGTCAGTCTTCTTAAGTCAGTAAAATTGCCAGGTTCtttttggattcctttctctgtaCTGTAGTCTGGAAGCTGCTTTCAGATGAAAGCCTGGGATGAGGTAGGGCTcatctcatttgtttctcttctctcaggaATCCAGGCCTGTGCTGCCTGTTGTTCAATATCTGAAAATAgttttgtccagttttctttttgtttcctgtaaGAGTGTAATTCCAGACTCTCTTACTTCCTCAGGGCTGGAAGCAGAAGTCTTGAATTATAAAAATGCAGGCCCAGATGACTTAATAATGATtttcatcaaacatttaaggaagcaGTAATACCAATATTACATAAATCCTATAAGAAAATAGATGAAGAGGGAACACCCCCTGTTTGATATTACTGACAGAATTCTGATACAAAAACTTTTcaaggacattacaagaaaactacagatcactATCCTTGGTAAATCATGCATAAAAACTTGCTAGAAAATTAGCAAACCAATATTAGTAATTTAGAAGCAGGATATAATACATCTTGTCCAATTGGGGTTCATCCCAGAAGTCCAAATTtggtttaaaattcaaattaattaatgtCATATACATAGTAATAGATTAAGGAAGAAagattatatgatcatctcaacaggtGTAGAAAAAGCATGTTAAAAACAACATTCATAATTAAGACAAtcagaaaactaggaaaaaaactTCCAGAATTTAATAAAGAGCACTTATGAAAAGCCTACAGTTAATATTAGGCTcaagaatgaaatattaaatgtCTTCCTTCTAAATTTAGTGAACTGATAAGAATGCTCACtgtcaccacttctattcaacattgtactgtaGATCCTAATCAGTATAacagagtaagaaaaagaaatgaaagcagtaaCATACaaatgtagaagtaaaatatctCTTTTCTACAAGGCATGTTTTATATtccaaaaactaaaggaatataccaaaacaaacaagggacaacagcaacaacaataaaacttaAGTTAATAGGTAGAATACAGTAAGTGGAAGTATGCAAAATCAacagataaaaatacataaaaatcaattgtggGTACATACATTAACaacaaactggaaaaagaaaatttaaatatcctACTATTTACATtggcattaaaatattaaaagattagACACAATGAAATATGTATAAGACCTCtatactagaaataataaaatattgcttaCAGGAAGTAGAGAAGCTAACTAAAATAGAAAGATATAGTATAGTCATGAtctggaagactcaatattgctAAGATGTTTGTTCTCAACAATAAAAATTCCAGCACATTTGTTTAAAGAGATCaagaagttgattctaaaatgtatttgaaaaagaaaatgacccagaatagctaaaacaatttttaaaagaagaaagttagAAGACTTACTATGACTTGAAGACTTATTAGAAAGTTCCAATAATCAAAGACCAGGTAGTATTGGCAATAGGACTTAAAACATAGCAAAGGAAAGAACAGTCTAAAAATACGCTGACACAAATATAATCAAACAATTTTTTGATAAGATCACCAAGCAATTTAATTTAACAAGTGACGGGAGAAATTGGTATCTATATGGAAGAAAATAGACCTTTGGCCCTTACCTCACATCATAAACCAAACTTAACATAAGATGGGCTAtagaataaaaatagcaaaatattcataacatttttagaagaaaatataggaaactaTCATCACAACCTagtagaaggaaaatatttgagagGTCAAAgaattatataagaaaataatgataaactggatttcatcaGAGTTAAAAATTTGTGCTTATTGAAAgacatcattaaaataaataggcAAGTCACAGACCTGAGGAAATATTCAGAATACCTATATCAAACAAAAGACTTCTATCCAGTATATGTAAAGAATTCCTACTACTTGAGGAAAAAATATAGTacccaataaaaatgggcagaacattTGAATAGGCACCTCTGAAGAAGCActtgaaaaagttctcaacatcatcagtcattaaGAGATATCTAAATTAAAACTGCAAAGATATACTACCATACACTTCTGTATGaccaaaatgaaaatactgataACATCAAATACCTAAGAGATGGTGGGACAATCAAAATTCTCACACATTTCTggtaaaactttaaaatggtaCAGTAACTTTTAAAAGcttacagtttcttaaaaaagtgaaatataccCTGCCTAATGAATGAGTGATACCACCTGCTAGGTGGTTactgaggagaaataaaaacgtatgtccacaaaaagatgtttacaagaatgttcacaatagctttattcataatggccccaaactggaaCATTTCAAATGTCTATGAACTGGAGATGTATAAACAAACTGGTATAAACTGAATACTATTCTATAATTAAAAGAAACTACCTAAACTACTGCGAAAACATGAGTATGTCTCTCACACCTTAAGCTGAGTTAAAGAAAATAGATATGAAAAAGGTCTAGGAtagacaaaactaatctatgctGGTAGAAATCACAAGTGTGATTGTCCTAGTGGAAGGGATGGGCTTGGAAGAGGCCTGAAGGCCTCTTTATATTGGGTGTGACATACATGGGTTTATGCTTCTGTCAGAACTTGAAGGACTTCACACTTAAGATCTCCACATACATTATATCTACAAAGCATGGAGTAGATTCTTGGTAAGGTAATAGCAGTCAGTATCTCTATAAACAATAAGGCAAACAAGGAAGGAACTTACATGAGGAATGACAGTCAAAATCAAAAACTTAAGATTTTAGAGGCATGGAAATCAGTCACGTATAAGCACGTCAAAGATTTCAGGCCTTTAAAAACAGATCCCTAATAAGacttcaactatttaaaaaaaccccaaaacccaatATAGagaataacaggtgttggtgaggatgtggagaaactggaactcttgtGTATGttactgggaatgtaaaatggtgtagccattatggaaaacagtatggcagttcctcaaaacattaaacacagaattactgtATATTCCATCACTTCTCCTTCTGAGTACATACCAAAAAAGCTGAAAGCAAAGACTCAAGtagatatttgtacactcatgttcagagcagcattattcagagtagccaaaaggtagaagcaactcaagtgtccactggataagcaaaatataatatacacatacaactggaatattactcagccttaaaaaggaaggacattccgatatattataatatgagtagaccttgagggcattatgttaaatgaaaaaagctaaTCACAAAAAAGACATACCACATGACTCCACTTATATACAGTGCCTATGTaaataaattcatagagacagaaagtagaatggtggttgccagaggctagggGGAGAAGGTAATGGGGAGGTATTTTTTAATGAGTacagttttagttcttttttttttttaagattttatttatttatttgacagagagagacagcacaagcaggggtagtggcagagggagagggagaagcaggcttcccgctgagcagggagcccgatgtgggactcgatcccaggacactgggatcatgacctgagccgaagacagctgcttaacgactgagccacccaggtgcccagagtaCAGTTTTAGTTCTACAacatgaaaagagttctggagatggatggtggtgacagttgcacaatgtaaatgtacttaatgcccctgaactatatgcttaaaaatggttaagataataagctttatgttatgtgtattttaccacaattaaaaaaatagatcccTCAAAACATTCAAAGGTGTCAACTACCTGAGTCCGCTGGATTTTAGCTTTACAGACTCACCAAGGTAGCTCTGACTTGGAAAAATTTTCTCTGTTGTCCATAGTTCTTCTCCTTGCTCCAACTTGCGGATCATATCAGGCTTAGTCATGTGAAACCCTGGTAATAAAAAATGAGACTTGGTCTAAGCTGCTTGGGCCTCAAAACTATTGAAAGAGAAAGATATAGCTCTAAGGTGACAGACAATGTACACATTGACATCTTACCAAGTTAATACCCTGCACTAGGCAAGTGAGGACATAATCATACTATCTGCTAACAAAAAGGGATTCATCACCTCTGATGTCTGAAATTCAAAATTCCATATGCTTTAGAAATTCTTGAAAGGAGATGTATAATGTTGAAAGATTCAAGGAATTTTCCTTACCAACAGAGATGAGGTGGCAGTAGTTTTCCAACGTGACATCCCTGTAGAGGGCCTTCTGTCCAGGATCCAGTtgctgccactcctcctgggtgaAGTCCACAGTCACATCCTTGAATGACACTGATCCCTGTAAGGGCATACTCTAGTTCATCCTAAAGTGATTGGAACTAGTGAGAACTAGATATTGGAGACCATGTCAGTGGTCAGactagttttcttattttgtgttttctattgcAGAAAATTCTCTCTGATAATACATTCTGTATTTACTTACTATCTCATGctaaaaatatatgattatacTGTTTGCCTTAAACGTGACTGGTTGGGCGCGGCGGGGCGGCCCGGAGGCGGGGGCCGCGGGTGGCCCGGGGCGAGGGAGGCCGCCGCCTCCCTGGGCCTGCCCGGGCGGCCGCCTCCGCGATGCCGCTGCTCGTCGAGGGGCGGCGAGTGCGGCTGCCGCAGTCCGCCGGGGACCTGGTGCGAGCCCACCCGCCTCTGGAGGAAAGAGCCAGACTTCTCAGAGGTCAGTCTGTTCAACAAGTGGGACCCCAGGGCCTTCTGTATGTTCAGCAAAGAGAGCTGGCAGTGACCTCCCCAAAGGATGGCTCCATCTCCATTCTGGGTTCTGATGATGCCACCACTTGTCACATTGTGGTCCTGAGGCACACAGGTAACGGGGCCACCTGCTTGACCCACTGTGATGGAACCGACACCAGAGCGGAGGTCCCCTTGATCATGAGCTCCAtaaaagccttctctgaccacacTCAGTGTGGAAGGCTGGAGGTGCACCTCGTGGGAGGCTTCAGT
This region includes:
- the LOC113935603 gene encoding rab5 GDP/GTP exchange factor-like isoform X1 yields the protein MSLKSECQGIHVDQSELLCKKGCGYYGNPAWQGFCSKCWREKYHKARQKQIQEDWELAERLQREEEEAFASSQSGLGAQSLTFSKFEEKKTNEKTRNVTTVKKFFSASSRVGSKKAEIQEAKAPSPSINRQASNETDRVSKEFIEFLKTFHKTGQEIYKQTKIFLETIYYKRDLSIEEQSECTQDFYQNVDERMQTHGKVPSERVEKIMDQIKKYIVTRLYKYVFCPETTDNEKKDLAIQKRIRALHWVTPQMLCVPVNEEISEVSVMVVKAITDIIEMDSKRVPRDKLACITKCSKHIFNAIKITKNEPASADDFLPTKGNPPRLQSNIQYITHFCNPSRLMAGEDGYYFTNLCCAVAFIEKLDAQSLNLSQEDFDLYMSSQTSPRKQESENWVPDACLGVKQMYKNLDLLSQLNERQERIMSEAKKLEKDLIEWTDGIAKEVQDIVEKFPLEIKPPNQSLAAFDSENVENYKLPAPLQPQVYAG
- the LOC113935603 gene encoding rab5 GDP/GTP exchange factor-like isoform X4; the encoded protein is MSLKSECQGIHVDQSELLCKKGCGYYGNPAWQGFCSKCWREKYHKARQKQIQEDWELAERLQREEEEAFASSQSGLGAQSLTFSKFEEKKTNEKTRNVTTVKKFFSASSRVGSKKPSERVEKIMDQIKKYIVTRLYKYVFCPETTDNEKKDLAIQKRIRALHWVTPQMLCVPVNEEISEVSVMVVKAITDIIEMDSKRVPRDKLACITKCSKHIFNAIKITKNEPASADDFLPTKGNPPRLQSNIQYITHFCNPSRLMAGEDGYYFTNLCCAVAFIEKLDAQSLNLSQEDFDLYMSSQTSPRKQESENWVPDACLGVKQMYKNLDLLSQLNERQERIMSEAKKLEKDLIEWTDGIAKEVQDIVEKFPLEIKPPNQSLAAFDSENVENYKLPAPLQPQVYAG
- the LOC113935603 gene encoding rab5 GDP/GTP exchange factor-like isoform X3, which gives rise to MSLKSECQGIHVDQSELLCKKGCGYYGNPAWQGFCSKCWREKYHKARQKQIQEDWELAERLQREEEEAFASSQSGLGAQSLTFSKFEEKKTNEKTRNVTTVKKFFSASSRVGSKKTHGKVPSERVEKIMDQIKKYIVTRLYKYVFCPETTDNEKKDLAIQKRIRALHWVTPQMLCVPVNEEISEVSVMVVKAITDIIEMDSKRVPRDKLACITKCSKHIFNAIKITKNEPASADDFLPTKGNPPRLQSNIQYITHFCNPSRLMAGEDGYYFTNLCCAVAFIEKLDAQSLNLSQEDFDLYMSSQTSPRKQESENWVPDACLGVKQMYKNLDLLSQLNERQERIMSEAKKLEKDLIEWTDGIAKEVQDIVEKFPLEIKPPNQSLAAFDSENVENYKLPAPLQPQVYAG
- the LOC113935603 gene encoding rab5 GDP/GTP exchange factor-like isoform X2, with protein sequence MSLKSECQGIHVDQSELLCKKGCGYYGNPAWQGFCSKCWREKYHKASPSINRQASNETDRVSKEFIEFLKTFHKTGQEIYKQTKIFLETIYYKRDLSIEEQSECTQDFYQNVDERMQTHGKVPSERVEKIMDQIKKYIVTRLYKYVFCPETTDNEKKDLAIQKRIRALHWVTPQMLCVPVNEEISEVSVMVVKAITDIIEMDSKRVPRDKLACITKCSKHIFNAIKITKNEPASADDFLPTKGNPPRLQSNIQYITHFCNPSRLMAGEDGYYFTNLCCAVAFIEKLDAQSLNLSQEDFDLYMSSQTSPRKQESENWVPDACLGVKQMYKNLDLLSQLNERQERIMSEAKKLEKDLIEWTDGIAKEVQDIVEKFPLEIKPPNQSLAAFDSENVENYKLPAPLQPQVYAG